In the genome of Kwoniella shivajii chromosome 5, complete sequence, one region contains:
- a CDS encoding isocitrate lyase, which yields MSDEDWLSPDAIERWWSSSTQNSIKRPYSADTIASLRDVFPENHHSNAMAIKLRSIFGRVQKDKSVNLTTSVIDPVTAQVMAEAGFETLYVSGGMSANTDTATDDPGPDLADYTYDTVPKKVSTIYRSQLLHSRTSRVNKSGKEDIPLIPIIADADSGHGQHTAVMKLVKLFVQCGVSGFHIDDLVSGVKRHDGKDGLSSVLVPTNEYLKRLVAAKLQLDIMGSEVVSIARTDAETATHITSTIDKRDRPFILGATVPLPRHFVHAEGKSNREEWKREAKLSTLDQAFETSQPDLYDNFVTRTHDMSVAEALAIAVELAPSFYWNYESPRTTEGWYAYQGGVEAALSRASAAANIADVVWACAHCYDADRAEKFAHGVQEIHPGKWMAYNITGGFPDDGSADEKIKFIPSSLAALGYVWLFLPIGGLTAVGLGSKVAMRAIKDQGLYGYLSQVSRPAAKHADGTSPEWWWKVMGKLADDAADAIGEGL from the exons ATGTCAGACGAAGATTGGCTGAGTCCTGATGCGATAGAAAGATGGTGGTCTTCCTCTACTCAAAATTCGATCAAAAGACCTTATTCAGCCGATACAATAGCTTCACTGAGAGATGTCTTCCCGGAAAACCATCATTCAAATGCTATGGCTATCAAATTGAGATCAATATTTGGAAGAGTACAGAAAGATAAATCTGTGAATCTGACTACTAGTGTCATTGATCCTGTCACTGCTCAAGTCATGGCCGAAGCTGGATTTG AAACCCTTTATGTGTCTGGTGGCATGTCAGCAAATACAGATACAGCTACTGATGATCCTGGACCTGATCTT GCCGATTATACGTACGATACAGTACCCAAGAAGGTATCTACGATATATCGATCACAGTTATTACATTCACGTACATCCCGAGTGAATAAAagtggtaaagaagatattcCATTAATACCAATTATAGCAGATGCCGATTCTGGTCATGGCCAACATACAGCAGTAATGAAACTCGTTAAATTATTCGTTCAATGTGGTGTGTCAGGGTTTCATATAGATGATCTAGTTTCAGGTGTGAAGAGACatgatggtaaagatggTTTATCAAGTGTTTTAGTTCCAACAAATGAATATTTGAAGAGACTCGTTGCTGCCAAACTACAACTAGACATTATGGG ATCTGAAGTGGTATCAATTGCAAGGACAGATGCGGAAACAGCTACTCATATCACTTCAACTATCGACAAGAGAGACAGGCCATTCATTCTAGGAGCTACCGTTCCACTTCCCCGCCATTTTGTACATGCAGAGGGGAAGTCCAACAGGGAGGAATGGAAGCGAGAAGCAAAATTATCAACATTGGATCAAGCTTTCGAAACTTCTCAACCCGATTTATACGACAATTTTGTGACTAGGACACACGATATGAGCGTAGCGGAGGCTTTGGCCATAGCCGTCGAACTTGCTCCTTCTTTCTATTGGAATTATGAAAGTCCAAGAACTACAGAAGGGTGGTATGCCTATCAAGGGGGTGTAGAAGCCGCTTTATCAAGAGCAAGCGCAGCTGCCAATATCGCAGACGTAGTTTGGGCTTGTGCTCATTGTTACGATGCCGATAGAGCTGAAAAATTCGCACATGGTGTTCAAGAGATTCATCCTGGTAAATGGATGGCTTATAACATAACAGGAGGCTTCCCAGACGATG GCTCGGcagatgagaagatcaaatttaTTCCGTCATCATTGGCGGCTCTAGGATACGTATGGTTGTTCCTTCCTATAGGTGGATTAACGGCAGTTGGTCTGGGATCAAAAGTAGCTATGAGAGCGATTAAAGATCAAGGTTTATATGGATACCTCTCTCAAGTATCTAGACCTGCAGCCAAACATGCGGATGGGACAAGTCCAGAATGGTGGTGGAAGGTAATGGGGAAATTGGCAGATGATGCGGCAGACGCTATAGGAGAGGGTTTGTAG